Proteins from a genomic interval of Herpetosiphonaceae bacterium:
- a CDS encoding YciI-like protein translates to MHYLLLYDVAPDYLARRDAFRAEHLTLAWQAHARGELLLGGALADPVDGAILLFQGDSPAVAERFAAGDPYVRNGLVIRWRVRPWTTVVGDWAAIPVRPEE, encoded by the coding sequence ATGCACTACCTGTTGTTGTATGACGTTGCCCCAGACTACCTGGCACGGCGGGATGCATTTCGGGCAGAGCATCTGACGCTCGCCTGGCAGGCACACGCGCGGGGCGAGCTGCTTCTCGGTGGCGCGCTGGCCGATCCGGTCGATGGCGCGATCTTACTTTTTCAGGGCGACTCGCCAGCGGTGGCGGAGCGCTTCGCCGCAGGTGATCCCTATGTGCGCAACGGCCTTGTGATCCGCTGGCGGGTGCGCCCGTGGACCACCGTGGTGGGCGACTGGGCCGCGATACCCGTCCGACCGGAGGAGTAG
- a CDS encoding rhamnulokinase family protein: MSETANFLAVDLGASSGRVMLGRWVGAHGAQRFDLHELHRFPNGAVEEQGHLHWDAARLWREIKTGIQAYAAQHDAPLAGIGIDTWAVDFALLDAAGCVLGNPYHYRDRRTAGVARQVDRQVPPQRVYALTGIQRLPFNTLYQLASMQRSNDPQLAAAETLLLIPDLFHYWLTGRKVAEYTNATTTQFFDARERRWATDLLHELSLPVGILPPIVTPGTVLGNMLPDVRAEVGLRHDTPVIATATHDTASAVAAVPGLDDRSAYISSGTWSLVGVETTAPILSEEARLLNFTNEGGVAGTIRFLKNVGGLWLLQECQRQWQHEGHAYTWADLVALAEGTPPLRSLVDPDAPAFLNPGDMPEAIRAYCRRTRQPEPESVGALVRCCLESLALKYRWVVEQMEALTARRIATIRIVGGGSQNTLLCQLTADACRRPVVAGPVEATALGNILVQAVALKLLPSIAAGREAVAASVAQAIYEPRASEDWDAAFVGFEGLVAIAQES, from the coding sequence ATGAGCGAAACAGCGAATTTCCTCGCCGTCGATCTTGGCGCCTCCAGCGGGCGGGTCATGCTCGGTCGGTGGGTGGGTGCCCACGGAGCGCAGCGCTTCGACCTGCACGAGCTTCACCGCTTTCCAAACGGCGCCGTCGAGGAGCAGGGCCACCTCCACTGGGACGCGGCCCGGCTCTGGCGCGAGATCAAGACGGGCATCCAGGCGTATGCTGCCCAGCATGATGCGCCACTGGCCGGGATCGGCATCGATACCTGGGCGGTGGACTTTGCCCTGCTGGATGCGGCAGGCTGCGTGCTTGGCAATCCGTACCACTACCGCGACCGCCGCACCGCTGGCGTGGCGCGACAGGTCGATCGGCAGGTGCCGCCGCAGCGCGTGTATGCGCTCACCGGCATTCAGCGTCTGCCCTTCAACACGCTCTACCAGCTTGCCAGCATGCAGCGCAGCAACGATCCGCAGCTTGCCGCCGCCGAGACGCTGCTGCTGATCCCGGACCTGTTCCACTACTGGCTGACCGGGCGCAAGGTGGCTGAGTACACCAACGCGACGACCACGCAGTTCTTTGATGCGCGGGAGCGCCGCTGGGCGACCGATCTGCTCCACGAGCTCAGCCTGCCTGTCGGCATCCTGCCGCCGATTGTCACGCCGGGTACGGTGCTGGGCAACATGCTGCCCGATGTGCGCGCTGAGGTGGGGCTGCGCCACGACACGCCGGTGATCGCCACGGCGACCCATGATACCGCGAGCGCGGTTGCCGCCGTGCCAGGGCTGGATGATCGCAGCGCCTATATCAGCAGCGGAACGTGGAGCTTGGTCGGCGTCGAAACGACCGCGCCGATCCTGAGCGAAGAGGCGCGGCTGCTCAACTTCACCAACGAGGGCGGCGTGGCGGGGACCATTCGCTTCCTTAAAAACGTTGGGGGCTTGTGGCTGCTTCAAGAGTGCCAGCGCCAGTGGCAGCACGAGGGCCATGCCTACACCTGGGCCGACCTCGTCGCGCTCGCCGAGGGAACGCCGCCGCTGCGCAGCCTGGTCGATCCCGACGCGCCAGCCTTTTTGAATCCTGGTGATATGCCGGAGGCGATTCGCGCCTACTGCCGCAGGACGCGCCAGCCAGAGCCGGAGAGCGTTGGGGCGCTGGTGCGCTGCTGCCTGGAAAGTCTAGCCCTCAAATATCGCTGGGTGGTGGAGCAAATGGAGGCGCTGACCGCACGGCGGATCGCGACGATTCGGATCGTGGGCGGGGGCAGCCAGAACACGCTGCTATGCCAACTGACCGCCGATGCCTGCCGCCGCCCGGTGGTGGCCGGGCCAGTCGAGGCGACCGCCCTGGGCAACATCCTGGTGCAGGCCGTCGCGCTTAAGCTGCTGCCGAGCATTGCGGCGGGTCGGGAGGCGGTGGCGGCTTCCGTGGCGCAGGCGATCTACGAGCCGCGAGCCTCCGAAGACTGGGATGCGGCCTTTGTGGGCTTCGAGGGGCTGGTGGCAATCGCTCAAGAATCGTAG